A region of Nakaseomyces glabratus chromosome E, complete sequence DNA encodes the following proteins:
- a CDS encoding uncharacterized protein (CAGL0E06094g~Protein of unknown function) — protein MRANSRTAELVCAQSFPQNSKRARMIAPPKSKTLRTTTPRSSNTHTTPLPTDSLQRT, from the coding sequence ATGCGTGCAAACAGCCGCACTGCAGAACTTGTCTGCGCTCAAAGTTTCCCACAAAACAGCAAAAGAGCCCGCATGATTGCTCCACCGAAAAGTAAAACACTGCGGACGACTACACCAAGAAGTAGCAATACCCATACTACTCCCCTCCCCACTGACTCGTTGCAACGTACATAG
- the ALG5 gene encoding dolichyl-phosphate beta-glucosyltransferase (CAGL0E06028g~Ortholog(s) have endoplasmic reticulum localization), with the protein MALIGEVGILQVAIALGISALVGLYSIIYLFSHNPRQPFAEELRYHTFDDKGGIVRFDVDRVNEGDLHLDDILISVVVPAYNETDRIHVMLDDTIKYLRSQFPNRWEILIVDDGSKDGTTEYCLKLAAEEYKLQPKELRVIKFIENRGKGGAVRQGLLHIRGKYGLFADADGASKFSDISKLIDSIQKLEKSDDEKKPKAAMAIGSRAHMVNTEAVIKRSLLRNCLMYGFHTLVYIFGIRSIKDTQCGFKLFNRPAIDLIFPYMHTEGWIFDVEILLLANKKAIPVSEIPISWHEVDGSKMALALDSIKMAIDLVVIRMAYILGIYNPYKQC; encoded by the coding sequence ATGGCGCTAATTGGCGAAGTTGGCATTCTCCAGGTTGCGATTGCCCTGGGAATTAGTGCCCTGGTTGGTTTGTACTCTATAATTTACCTCTTCTCACATAATCCTAGACAACCATTTGCAGAGGAGTTACGTTATCATACCTTTGATGATAAGGGAGGTATAGTACGATTTGATGTTGATAGAGTTAATGAAGGTGATTTGCATTTAGACGACATCCTTATTTCCGTTGTCGTTCCTGCATATAATGAAACTGATAGAATACACGTAATGTTAGATGACACCATTAAGTATTTGAGATCCCAATTTCCAAATAGATGGGAGATATTGATTGTTGACGATGGCTCTAAAGATGGTACAACAGAATACTGTTTGAAACTTGCCGCAGAAGAATACAAACTTCAGCCAAAGGAGTTACGCGTCATTAAATTTATAGAAAATAGAGGTAAAGGTGGTGCAGTAAGACAAGGTCTTCTACATATCAGAGGTAAATATGGTCTTTTTGCTGATGCCGATGGTGCAAGTAAGTTTAGcgatatttcaaaattaattGACAGCATCCAAAAACTAGAAAAATCTGAcgatgaaaagaaacctAAAGCAGCAATGGCTATCGGATCAAGAGCTCATATGGTAAATACTGAAGCAGTGATAAAGAGATCGCTTCTAAGAAATTGCCTTATGTATGGTTTCCATACATTGGTGTACATATTTGGTATTAGGTCTATTAAAGATACCCAGTGTGGCTTCAAGCTATTTAACAGGCCAGCTATTGATCTTATTTTTCCTTATATGCATACAGAGGGTTGGATATTCGACGTTGAAATTTTGTTACTAGCCAACAAAAAAGCAATTCCAGTTTCAGAAATCCCTATATCATGGCATGAAGTTGATGGTTCTAAAATGGCCCTTGCGCTAGATAGCATCAAAATGGCTATCGATTTGGTTGTTATTAGAATGGCATATATTCTGGGTATATATAATCCTTATAAACAATGTTGA
- the CET1 gene encoding polynucleotide 5'-phosphatase (CAGL0E06050g~Ortholog(s) have polynucleotide 5'-phosphatase activity and cytoplasm, nucleus localization) encodes MSEHHSKRALSLDDLVNHDENDKSKLQKLADNESSVRSDDNRPGAIENIVNGNNSNSDLNSNGVIEEDTDTDDDVGGEFTFDNGITFDYDKQDRFSPEKKRIQARKKDTSKTTPSISNESPSNSKESSVPVDPLSSNISATDRKDSSEEKPDLTGPELVKEPDTNEYKRPSIQSITNAEDTTYNDHKAAGMEKTSNKHSLPNILSDSIDETVTEEHKPKTETEQTITEYQQENKQKDNVNESNSEETHDIKNDNMNQVEKIFQEKTSTLSKKNSVKKDLELLNEISASSKPNKYKNTPIWAQKWKPTVKALQNIDTNDFKIDNSILDIIPDDDLTKSVQDWVYATLYSIDPDLRPFIELEMKFGVLLESKSPDRVNPPVSSQAVYTDMDAHLTPNVDETVFKELSKYIQSLSEITENAGKFNVIEAQTKDAVYRVGTSTQRPRFLRMSSDVKTGRIGAFIEKRHISQLLIYSPKDSYDVKLSINLELPVPENDPPEKYQHQTPVSERTKERVSYIHNDSCTRFDITKVQNHNKGIKSNDVEITHEIELEINTPALIKAFDNIMTDSKEYATLIRTFLNNGTIVRRKLSSLSYEIFEGQKKIQ; translated from the coding sequence ATGTCTGAACACCACTCGAAGAGAGCTTTGTCTCTGGATGACCTTGTCAACCAcgatgaaaatgataagtCAAAGCTGCAAAAACTAGCCGACAACGAAAGCAGTGTACGATCAGATGACAACAGACCTGGTGCTATTGAAAACATTGTGAACGGTAATAACAGCAACAGTGACCTGAACTCTAATGGTGtcattgaagaagacaCTGATACAGATGATGATGTTGGTGGGGAGTTCACTTTTGATAATGGCATAACATTTGACTATGACAAACAAGATAGATTCTCTCCAGAGAAAAAACGAATTCAGGCGAGAAAGAAAGATACCTCTAAAACAACACCAAGCATATCAAATGAATCACCCAGCAATTCAAAAGAATCCTCAGTCCCTGTTGATCCTCTTTCCAGCAATATAAGTGCTACAGATAGAAAGGATTCGTCAGAGGAGAAACCTGACTTGACTGGACCAGAATTAGTAAAAGAACCTGATACCAACGAATACAAGAGACCATCTATCCAGTCCATAACCAATGCGGAAGATACTACCTATAACGACCATAAAGCAGCTGGAATGGAAAAAACATCGAACAAGCATAGCTTACCAAATATTCTTTCCGACAGTATCGATGAAACTGTCACGGAGGAACATAAACCAAAAACTGAAACTGAACAAACAATAACAGAATAtcaacaagaaaataaacaGAAAGATAACGTAAACGAAAGCAATTCAGAAGAAACCCACGatattaaaaatgataatatgaACCAAGTCgaaaaaatattccaaGAAAAGACATCTACACTTTCTAAAAAGAATAGTGTAAAAAAGGATCTGGAACTATTAAACGAAATATCTGCATCTTCCAAGccaaataaatataaaaacacACCAATTTGGGCTCAAAAATGGAAACCTACAGTTAAAGCTCTACAAAACATCGACACAAATGACTTCAAAATTGACAACTCCATTTTAGACATTATACCAGATGATGATTTAACAAAGTCAGTTCAGGATTGGGTTTATGCAACTTTATATTCGATTGACCCAGATTTGAGACCGTTTATTGAGCTGGAAATGAAATTTGGAGTTTTATTAGAATCAAAAAGCCCAGATAGAGTTAATCCACCAGTTTCCTCACAGGCAGTATATACTGATATGGATGCTCACCTTACACCAAATGTAGACGAGACTGTGTTCAAAGAACTCAGTAAATATATCCAAAGTCTCAGTGAAATCACAGAAAATGCTGGTAAATTTAACGTGATTGAAGCACAAACTAAGGATGCAGTCTATAGAGTCGGTACATCTACCCAAAGACCGAGATTTTTAAGAATGAGTTCAGATGTAAAAACAGGTAGAATTGGTGCATTTATCGAGAAGAGACACATATCTCAATTATTAATCTACTCTCCAAAGGATAGTTATGATGTTAAGTTATCAATAAACTTAGAACTTCCGGTTCCTGAAAACGATCCACCAGAGAAGTATCAACATCAAACACCTGTTAGtgaaagaacaaaagaGAGAGTTAGTTATATTCATAATGACTCTTGTACAAGGTTCGATATCACAAAAGTTCAAAATCATAATAAAGGCATAAAATCAAATGACGTTGAAATAACACACGAAATCGAATTAGAAATAAACACACCCGCTTTAATCAAAGCTTTTGACAATATAATGACGGACAGCAAAGAATACGCTACATTGATTAGGACGTTCCTCAATAATGGAACTATTGTTCGCAGAAAACTATCATCACTTTcatatgaaatatttgaaggtCAAAAAAAGATACAATAA
- a CDS encoding uncharacterized protein (CAGL0E06072g~Ortholog of S. cerevisiae : YMR181C and Saccharomyces cerevisiae S288C : YMR181C), which translates to MQSLDNEYRVRGFVSPSSTPPGTGMMNSRTVSSSSSVSSDSSNPSSAMMLNFYKGSVEDPASILYRNNICKSFEDDLFFCPRSLLSPQEQKKCQEIDSLFTYQQHASSPLLPATLHELSNVPMSPTSSPTAFNTNPMMNFNNMTNKRTASTVHRPMSPRSAKFNPYKSQSFNPSDIH; encoded by the coding sequence ATGCAATCCCTGGATAATGAATATAGAGTTCGAGGCTTTGTCTCGCCATCTAGTACACCTCCTGGAACTGGCATGATGAACAGCAGGACtgtttcatcttcttcttctgtatCTTCAGACTCTTCTAATCCCTCATCTGCAATGATGCTTAACTTCTACAAAGGATCTGTAGAAGACCCAGCTTCTATCCTATACAGAAACAATATTTGCAAGTCGTTTGAGGATGATCTGTTCTTTTGTCCAAGGTCTCTATTGAGTCCTCAGGAACAGAAGAAGTGCCAAGAGATAGATTCTTTGTTTACTTATCAACAACATGCATCCTCGCCATTACTACCTGCTACACTGCATGAGCTAAGCAACGTTCCTATGTCTCCTACAAGCTCCCCAACAGCATTTAACACTAACCCAATGATGAACTTTAACAACATGACAAATAAGAGAACTGCATCCACTGTACATAGACCTATGTCTCCACGCTCAGCTAAGTTTAACCCATACAAGTCTCAAAGCTTCAACCCAAGCGATATCCACTAA